In the Piscinibacter sp. XHJ-5 genome, one interval contains:
- the phoB gene encoding phosphate regulon transcriptional regulator PhoB, with the protein MSRILVVEDESAIAELISINLRHAGYEVTIAATADQAQFEVDRVLPDLVVLDWMLPGQSGLALAKRWRGQTRTRELPIIMLTARAEEADKIAGLDAGADDYLVKPFSTNELLARIRAVLRRKAPEALDTVVEVGALRLDPATRRVTREEREVRIGPTEFRLLHFFMTHPERVHSRAQLLDRVWGDHVFIEERTVDVHVKRLREALEPVNCSRMIETVRGAGYRLTQQVQALSS; encoded by the coding sequence ATGAGCCGTATTCTGGTGGTTGAAGATGAGTCGGCGATTGCGGAGCTGATCTCGATCAATCTGCGACATGCGGGTTACGAGGTCACCATCGCTGCAACCGCCGACCAGGCGCAGTTCGAGGTGGATCGGGTGCTGCCGGACCTGGTCGTGCTCGACTGGATGCTGCCCGGGCAGTCCGGCTTGGCGCTGGCCAAGCGCTGGAGGGGTCAGACCCGCACGCGCGAGCTGCCGATCATCATGTTGACTGCGCGCGCTGAAGAGGCCGACAAGATCGCGGGTCTCGATGCCGGCGCCGACGACTACCTCGTCAAGCCTTTCTCCACCAACGAACTGCTCGCCCGCATCCGAGCGGTGCTGCGCCGCAAGGCGCCCGAAGCGCTGGACACGGTCGTCGAAGTCGGCGCACTTCGGCTGGACCCGGCGACGCGCCGGGTCACGCGCGAGGAGCGCGAGGTGCGGATCGGCCCCACCGAGTTCCGCCTGCTTCACTTCTTCATGACGCATCCGGAGCGGGTGCACAGCCGCGCCCAACTGCTCGACCGGGTGTGGGGCGATCACGTGTTCATCGAGGAACGCACGGTCGACGTCCATGTCAAGCGCCTGCGCGAGGCGCTCGAGCCGGTGAACTGCTCGCGCATGATCGAGACGGTGCGCGGCGCCGGCTACCGATTGACGCAGCAGGTCCAGGCCCTCTCCAGCTGA
- the phoR gene encoding phosphate regulon sensor histidine kinase PhoR, with protein MGWLIPRLLAATLAVILGGLVGMAVGNAWSWPAIGALLGAAAAALAHAFVDAWRGHRFMNWLRGQMEGSAPRDTGFWGEVGYRVERSVRALERNVATESARLDQFLSAIEASPNGVLLLDASDQIEWCNSVAADHFGLDPQRDRRQRITNLVRAPAFVAYLQGDSFGETVTFAGPGARGTISVAVRPYGEGKKLVLSQDITERERNDAMRRDFVANVSHEIRTPLTVLTGFIETLGNLPLTEVERRRVLELMSQQTQRMQTLVGDLLTLAQLEGSPRPASDRWVPVQNLLAQVHADAEALSAGRHVFDFSGGEAAQIAGAETELQSAVANLVTNAVRYTPSGGRVGVSWSVRADGAGELEVHDSGIGIAREHLPRLTERFYRVDGSRSRDTGGTGLGLSIVKHVVQRHGGELEIDSEPGRGSRFRLVFPAARVRQMEQALDARRAAIESVRAEAQGAGRL; from the coding sequence ATGGGCTGGCTGATTCCACGCCTGCTCGCTGCGACCCTTGCCGTGATCCTCGGCGGGCTGGTCGGCATGGCCGTGGGAAATGCGTGGAGCTGGCCGGCCATCGGCGCCTTGCTCGGGGCGGCAGCGGCTGCGCTCGCGCATGCGTTCGTCGATGCGTGGCGCGGCCACCGCTTCATGAACTGGCTGCGCGGGCAGATGGAAGGATCAGCGCCGCGCGACACCGGGTTCTGGGGCGAGGTGGGCTACCGCGTCGAGCGTTCGGTGCGCGCGCTCGAGCGCAACGTCGCCACGGAAAGCGCGCGACTGGACCAGTTTTTATCCGCCATCGAAGCGTCGCCGAACGGAGTGTTGCTCCTGGACGCGAGCGACCAGATCGAGTGGTGCAACTCCGTGGCCGCCGATCATTTCGGGCTGGATCCGCAGCGTGATCGCCGCCAGCGCATCACCAATCTGGTCCGTGCGCCCGCGTTCGTCGCCTATCTGCAGGGCGACAGCTTCGGCGAGACGGTGACCTTCGCCGGACCGGGGGCGCGCGGCACCATCTCCGTGGCGGTGCGGCCGTACGGGGAAGGCAAGAAGCTGGTGCTGTCGCAGGACATCACCGAGCGCGAGCGCAACGACGCCATGCGGCGCGACTTCGTCGCCAACGTGTCGCACGAGATTCGCACGCCTCTCACGGTGCTCACGGGTTTCATCGAGACGCTGGGCAATCTTCCGCTCACCGAGGTCGAGCGTCGCCGCGTGCTGGAGCTGATGTCGCAGCAGACGCAGCGCATGCAGACGCTGGTCGGCGACTTGCTGACGCTCGCCCAGCTCGAGGGCAGTCCGCGCCCGGCGTCCGATCGCTGGGTGCCGGTGCAGAACCTGCTGGCGCAAGTCCATGCGGATGCGGAAGCACTGTCCGCAGGTCGCCATGTCTTCGACTTCAGCGGTGGTGAAGCGGCGCAGATCGCCGGCGCCGAGACCGAGCTGCAGAGTGCGGTGGCGAATCTGGTTACCAATGCGGTTCGCTACACACCGTCGGGCGGCCGCGTCGGGGTGTCCTGGTCGGTGCGCGCTGATGGCGCGGGCGAGCTGGAGGTGCACGATTCGGGCATCGGCATCGCACGCGAGCACCTTCCGCGCCTCACCGAGCGCTTCTATCGCGTCGACGGCAGTCGCTCACGCGATACAGGAGGCACGGGGCTTGGGCTGTCGATCGTCAAGCACGTGGTGCAGCGCCACGGCGGCGAGCTGGAAATCGACAGCGAACCCGGCCGTGGTTCCCGTTTCAGGCTCGTCTTTCCTGCTGCACGTGTCCGCCAGATGGAGCAAGCCCTCGATGCAAGGCGGGCTGCGATCGAATCGGTGCGGGCTGAGGCTCAGGGGGCAGGGCGTCTGTAG
- a CDS encoding type B 50S ribosomal protein L31 produces MKEGIHPAYRPVCFVDLSNGFQVVTRSCAQTRETIKMEDGRELPLIKVETTSESHPFYTGTQKSVDSLGGHVEKFRKKYERVGIKR; encoded by the coding sequence ATGAAAGAAGGCATTCACCCCGCTTACCGACCCGTCTGCTTCGTTGACCTGTCCAACGGCTTCCAGGTCGTCACTCGTTCATGCGCACAGACGCGCGAAACCATCAAGATGGAGGACGGTCGCGAGCTCCCGCTGATCAAGGTCGAAACCACCAGCGAGTCGCACCCCTTCTACACCGGCACGCAAAAGAGCGTCGACTCCCTCGGCGGCCACGTCGAGAAGTTCCGCAAGAAGTATGAGCGGGTCGGCATCAAGAGGTGA
- a CDS encoding PD-(D/E)XK nuclease family protein → MASIAHQPLEFIDGDPWSRVVAQARAWADEHTVALRDAVVLLPFAQHLPLARRAWARGGGWMPRIETTLTLARSIAPASAAEPGQITFDAAIDRLSARRLLRAQSWAAGWARRDAQGFDHAVRSLVQTAHALARAAAAVPPAERDAHWRQGRELLGIGSGPGAAERLLARVALEWAAAGAPPPTDVLFSLRPAAWIVLQAGGSDAVAHGLMSCADLFTPCLLIDADPPADDPFGAIAAEVDVAVCADFEDEAQRSAAHVLAHLEAGRAPVGLIAQDRLLIRRVRALLSRQQVSLQDETGWKLSTTRAAATVVAMLRAAAHAATTDDWLDWLKSCAPAWPHLEQGDGALQALESKLRRGGWAVPASVDASALPERAGVLWDAAHVIVEALAQPRTRSLPGWLTALQGALQACGAWQAFLADDAGRQVIVALHLDTGAGLPDADAMTLDEFAAWARAALEDASFVPPAPGDAQVVVTPLERAMMRPFASIVMPGADEKRLGAAAPVHPLLGEAAARALGLPDAARRREAETLAFAQLLRLPRVTLLRRRDDGGEPLSPSPLLERLALAAQRAGRALGDAPDPRVSVSIDPQPLTRPQPVAPDLLPQRLSASACEALRVCPYRFFALRMLGLREADELAEDIEKRDYGSWLHEVLYRFHQRRQAPRPTDEEIEALQAIAEEVRREMHLDDPSFLPYAASFARIAPRYLDWLRLRDRQGVQWLDGEREIVVAPPQWGGIEMEGRIDRIDSLPRADAAPATQLIDYKTSSGQRLRQRVAEAQEDTQLAFYAALVAQADAPDAIEATYLSLDDNDSLREVKHRGVQASAVQLVEGMGRELQRLREGAALPALGEGDSCRYCEARGMCQRDHWPAEEPSS, encoded by the coding sequence ATGGCTTCGATAGCCCACCAGCCCCTTGAATTCATCGATGGCGATCCGTGGTCGCGGGTCGTCGCGCAAGCCCGTGCCTGGGCCGACGAACACACCGTTGCATTGCGCGACGCGGTCGTGCTGCTGCCGTTCGCGCAGCACCTGCCGCTGGCGCGGCGCGCCTGGGCGCGCGGCGGCGGCTGGATGCCGCGCATCGAGACCACGCTGACGCTCGCCCGCAGCATCGCGCCGGCAAGCGCCGCCGAGCCCGGGCAGATCACCTTCGACGCCGCGATCGACCGCCTCAGCGCACGACGTCTGCTGCGCGCCCAGTCCTGGGCAGCCGGCTGGGCGCGGCGCGATGCCCAAGGCTTCGATCACGCCGTGCGCTCGCTGGTGCAGACGGCCCACGCGCTGGCTCGTGCCGCCGCGGCGGTGCCTCCCGCAGAGCGGGACGCGCATTGGCGACAGGGACGCGAACTGCTCGGCATCGGCAGCGGGCCCGGCGCGGCCGAGCGGCTGCTCGCGCGCGTTGCGCTCGAGTGGGCCGCCGCCGGTGCACCGCCTCCGACCGACGTGCTGTTCTCGCTGCGCCCGGCCGCCTGGATCGTGTTGCAGGCCGGCGGATCCGACGCAGTGGCCCATGGCCTGATGTCGTGCGCCGACCTGTTCACGCCCTGCCTGCTGATCGACGCCGACCCGCCCGCCGACGATCCTTTCGGCGCCATAGCAGCCGAGGTTGACGTTGCGGTCTGCGCCGACTTCGAGGACGAGGCGCAGCGCAGCGCCGCTCACGTGCTTGCCCACCTCGAGGCGGGCCGCGCGCCAGTCGGCCTGATCGCGCAGGATCGCCTGCTGATCCGCCGCGTGCGCGCGCTGCTGTCGCGCCAGCAGGTGTCGCTGCAGGACGAGACCGGCTGGAAGCTCTCGACCACCCGGGCCGCCGCCACGGTCGTCGCAATGCTGCGCGCCGCTGCGCACGCCGCGACCACCGACGATTGGCTCGATTGGCTGAAGTCATGCGCGCCGGCATGGCCACACCTCGAGCAGGGCGACGGCGCCCTGCAGGCGCTCGAATCGAAGCTGCGCCGTGGCGGATGGGCTGTGCCGGCGAGCGTCGATGCCTCCGCGCTGCCGGAGCGCGCAGGCGTCCTGTGGGACGCGGCGCACGTGATCGTCGAAGCCCTGGCGCAGCCGCGCACCCGGTCGCTGCCCGGGTGGCTGACGGCCTTGCAAGGCGCGCTGCAGGCTTGCGGCGCATGGCAGGCATTCCTGGCCGACGACGCCGGCCGCCAGGTCATCGTCGCGCTGCACCTCGACACCGGCGCGGGGCTGCCCGATGCGGACGCGATGACACTGGACGAGTTCGCCGCCTGGGCGCGCGCTGCGCTGGAGGATGCGTCGTTCGTCCCGCCGGCTCCCGGCGATGCTCAGGTCGTCGTCACGCCGCTCGAGCGGGCGATGATGAGGCCCTTTGCCAGCATCGTCATGCCAGGGGCCGACGAAAAGCGCCTGGGCGCCGCCGCGCCTGTGCATCCGCTGCTGGGCGAAGCCGCCGCACGAGCGCTCGGCCTGCCCGATGCGGCACGGCGGCGCGAGGCCGAGACACTGGCGTTCGCCCAGCTGTTGCGGCTTCCTCGCGTGACCCTGCTGCGGCGCCGCGACGATGGCGGCGAGCCGCTGTCCCCGAGCCCGCTGCTCGAACGACTCGCGCTGGCCGCGCAACGCGCCGGCCGTGCGCTGGGCGATGCCCCCGACCCGCGGGTGAGCGTGTCCATCGACCCGCAGCCACTCACGCGGCCGCAGCCCGTGGCGCCCGATCTGTTGCCGCAGCGGCTCAGTGCGAGCGCCTGCGAGGCGCTGCGCGTCTGCCCCTACCGCTTCTTCGCGCTGCGCATGCTCGGGCTTCGCGAGGCCGACGAGCTGGCGGAGGACATCGAGAAGCGCGACTACGGCTCCTGGCTGCACGAGGTGCTCTATCGCTTCCACCAGCGGCGCCAGGCACCCCGGCCAACTGATGAGGAGATCGAGGCGCTGCAAGCGATCGCCGAGGAGGTGCGCCGGGAGATGCACCTGGACGACCCATCGTTCCTGCCGTATGCGGCCAGCTTCGCGCGCATCGCCCCGCGCTATCTCGACTGGCTGCGGCTGCGCGACCGCCAGGGCGTGCAATGGCTGGACGGCGAACGCGAGATCGTGGTGGCGCCCCCGCAATGGGGTGGCATCGAGATGGAAGGGCGCATCGACCGCATCGACAGCCTTCCGCGCGCTGACGCGGCGCCGGCGACGCAGCTCATCGACTACAAGACCAGCAGCGGCCAGCGGCTGCGCCAGCGCGTGGCCGAAGCCCAGGAGGACACGCAGCTCGCGTTCTATGCGGCTCTGGTGGCGCAGGCAGATGCCCCGGATGCCATCGAGGCAACCTACCTCTCGCTGGACGACAACGACAGCCTGCGCGAGGTCAAGCATCGCGGCGTGCAGGCAAGCGCGGTTCAACTGGTGGAAGGCATGGGGCGCGAGCTGCAGCGACTGCGCGAAGGCGCCGCACTGCCGGCGCTCGGCGAGGGGGACAGCTGCCGGTATTGCGAGGCGCGTGGCATGTGCCAGCGGGACCACTGGCCGGCCGAGGAGCCCTCGTCGTGA
- the trxA gene encoding thioredoxin TrxA: MSSDLIKHTSDASFESDVLRSDKPVLVDYWAEWCGPCKMIAPILDEVSKDYDGRLQIAKMNVDENRDVPAKFGIRGIPTLMLFKDGQLAATKVGALSKAQLTAFLDGHL, encoded by the coding sequence ATGAGCAGTGACCTCATCAAGCACACCTCCGACGCTTCGTTCGAGAGCGACGTTCTGCGTTCCGACAAGCCGGTGCTGGTGGACTACTGGGCCGAATGGTGCGGGCCGTGCAAGATGATCGCGCCCATCCTGGACGAGGTCTCCAAGGACTACGACGGCCGCCTGCAGATCGCCAAGATGAACGTCGACGAGAACCGCGACGTGCCGGCCAAGTTCGGCATCCGCGGCATCCCGACCCTCATGTTGTTCAAGGACGGCCAGCTCGCGGCCACCAAGGTCGGCGCACTCTCGAAAGCGCAGTTGACGGCCTTCCTCGACGGTCATCTATAA
- a CDS encoding UvrD-helicase domain-containing protein, whose product MNAAAYAIDHAAVSREAFYAAACDPARSVIVEACAGAGKTWMLVSRILRALLEGAQPQEILAITFTKKAAGEMRERLDEWLAGFAAGGEAQRLRELQARGLTPAQAAQLAPQLAALHERVLRGGRMVEVRTFHAWFWQLLRVAPLELLAELGLQPEMELVEDPTEHQADVYRRFHAAVAADVQLREDFNTLVRERGRTQLRRWLDAAWGRRVDVELADAAGTLEDSVPAPDAGGHPARRLRTMPWREQLSALAATLARGGVRAQEAAQRLAVALDEADPAASFEAAWLALFTADKGTPRTQIGKPSGLVEAQAALERLCAQVRQHEAHVEHRRMVRLSRVLLAEYAAFKRARGLADMSDLERGALALLRDSTQAGWVQERLDARVRHLLIDEFQDTSPLQWHALHAWLSGYAGAGGGASGQRPPGVFIVGDPKQSIYRFRGAEPRVFEAARHFVVQALGGSVLACDHTRRNAPEVLEVLNGVFDAAQNDGEFGGFRPHTTEVPAGRAEAGVYALRRIARPPAPPKSDADEVLAPWRDSLTQPRHEPEEVLREQEARAVAAAVRELIEQGAAPAGGIHVLCRKRESLRLVADALAAVHVPYAAAEDFELLDAPQARDLIAVLDVLVSPQHRLSLAHALRSPVFGASDDDLIALARASTPHGDWWRALRDLPQPSHALRRARDLLARWRTAARQLPPHDLLDIVVAEGEVRERLVATVPPERRAGALAAVDALLHRALTLDGARYATPYNFVRALKRRTISVPAALQPGAVQLLTVHGAKGLEAEVVFVMDADPEERPADTATLLVDWPVESEHPRRCAFVYSEKRCPPALTEVLERERIAREREEMNGLYVAMTRARTRLVFSATEPRPGDRVSWWSRVQPWTREWAPMRMTGDASPAGPASALLALPRVSPRPPVAPRPPADSDAASRLGQAVHRVLEWIAGDKARDLAPLAGAAAREFAVDEREVARLARLIWRSPASARFFRGDALRWAGNEVPVADGGEALRIDRLVQLEEAGRRAWWVLDYKLQHAPQALAEYRDQLRRYRGAVQRLQPGETVRCAFITGQGEVVEVD is encoded by the coding sequence GTGAACGCCGCCGCCTACGCCATCGACCACGCCGCGGTGTCGCGCGAGGCGTTCTACGCCGCCGCCTGCGATCCTGCCCGCAGCGTCATCGTCGAGGCATGTGCGGGAGCCGGGAAGACCTGGATGCTGGTATCTCGCATCCTGCGCGCACTCCTGGAAGGCGCGCAGCCGCAGGAGATCCTCGCGATCACGTTCACCAAGAAGGCCGCCGGCGAAATGCGCGAGCGGCTCGACGAGTGGCTCGCGGGCTTCGCGGCGGGCGGCGAGGCGCAGCGCCTGCGCGAGCTGCAGGCGCGCGGCTTGACGCCCGCCCAGGCGGCGCAGCTGGCCCCGCAGCTCGCCGCGCTGCATGAACGTGTGTTGCGCGGTGGACGCATGGTCGAGGTTCGCACCTTCCACGCCTGGTTCTGGCAACTGCTGCGGGTTGCGCCGCTGGAGCTGCTCGCCGAGCTCGGTTTGCAGCCGGAGATGGAGCTCGTCGAAGACCCGACCGAGCACCAGGCAGACGTGTACCGCCGGTTCCACGCGGCAGTCGCCGCCGATGTGCAGCTGCGCGAGGATTTCAACACCCTGGTGCGCGAGCGCGGGCGCACGCAGCTGCGCCGCTGGCTCGACGCGGCATGGGGCAGGCGCGTCGACGTCGAGCTGGCCGACGCGGCAGGCACGCTGGAGGATTCCGTGCCGGCGCCCGATGCCGGGGGCCATCCGGCGCGCCGCTTGCGAACCATGCCCTGGCGAGAGCAGCTGAGCGCGCTGGCGGCGACCCTTGCGCGCGGCGGCGTGCGCGCGCAAGAAGCCGCGCAGCGCCTGGCCGTGGCCCTGGACGAAGCCGACCCCGCGGCAAGCTTCGAGGCGGCATGGCTCGCGCTGTTCACCGCCGACAAGGGAACCCCGCGCACGCAGATCGGCAAGCCGAGCGGATTGGTCGAAGCGCAGGCAGCCCTCGAGCGGCTGTGCGCCCAAGTGCGCCAGCACGAAGCGCATGTCGAGCACCGCCGCATGGTCCGCCTGTCGCGTGTCCTGCTGGCCGAGTACGCGGCCTTCAAGCGGGCGCGCGGACTGGCCGACATGTCCGATCTCGAGCGCGGCGCGCTGGCCCTGCTGCGCGACAGCACGCAGGCCGGCTGGGTGCAGGAGCGCCTCGACGCACGCGTGCGCCATCTGCTGATCGACGAGTTCCAGGACACCAGCCCGTTGCAGTGGCATGCGCTGCATGCCTGGCTGTCGGGCTACGCCGGCGCGGGCGGGGGCGCGAGCGGCCAGCGACCGCCCGGCGTCTTCATCGTCGGCGATCCCAAGCAGAGCATCTACCGCTTCCGTGGCGCGGAGCCCCGGGTGTTCGAGGCGGCGCGCCATTTCGTCGTGCAGGCGCTCGGCGGCAGCGTGCTCGCCTGCGACCATACGCGCCGCAACGCCCCCGAGGTGCTCGAGGTTCTCAACGGCGTGTTCGACGCGGCTCAGAACGACGGCGAGTTCGGCGGCTTCAGGCCGCACACCACCGAGGTTCCCGCCGGACGCGCGGAGGCCGGCGTCTACGCGCTGCGGCGCATTGCGCGGCCGCCCGCGCCCCCAAAGTCGGACGCCGACGAGGTGCTTGCGCCGTGGCGCGACAGCCTGACCCAGCCGCGCCATGAACCGGAGGAAGTGCTGCGCGAGCAGGAGGCGCGCGCCGTCGCGGCCGCGGTGCGCGAGCTGATCGAGCAAGGCGCCGCTCCCGCCGGTGGCATTCATGTGCTGTGTCGCAAGCGCGAGTCGCTGCGTCTCGTGGCCGATGCGCTGGCCGCGGTGCACGTTCCCTACGCGGCTGCCGAGGACTTCGAACTCCTCGACGCGCCGCAGGCGCGCGACCTGATCGCGGTGCTCGACGTGCTGGTCTCGCCACAGCACCGGCTCTCGCTCGCGCACGCATTGCGCAGCCCTGTCTTCGGTGCCAGTGACGACGACCTCATCGCCCTGGCGCGCGCGAGCACGCCGCACGGCGACTGGTGGCGGGCACTGCGCGATCTGCCGCAGCCAAGCCACGCTTTGCGACGTGCCCGTGACCTGCTGGCGCGCTGGCGGACGGCGGCGCGCCAACTTCCGCCGCACGACCTGCTCGACATCGTCGTGGCCGAAGGCGAGGTGCGCGAGAGGCTGGTCGCGACCGTGCCGCCCGAGCGGCGTGCCGGTGCGCTCGCCGCCGTCGACGCCCTGCTGCATCGCGCGCTGACGCTGGACGGCGCCCGCTACGCCACGCCGTACAACTTCGTTCGTGCGTTGAAGCGGCGCACCATCAGCGTGCCGGCAGCGCTGCAGCCGGGCGCCGTGCAGCTGCTCACCGTGCACGGCGCGAAGGGGCTCGAAGCCGAGGTCGTGTTCGTGATGGATGCCGATCCCGAGGAGCGGCCTGCCGACACGGCCACCCTGCTCGTCGATTGGCCGGTCGAGTCCGAGCATCCACGCCGCTGCGCCTTTGTCTATTCCGAGAAGCGCTGTCCGCCCGCGCTGACCGAGGTGCTCGAGCGCGAGCGCATCGCGCGCGAGCGGGAGGAGATGAACGGCCTGTACGTTGCCATGACACGCGCGCGCACCCGCCTCGTGTTCAGCGCCACCGAGCCGCGTCCCGGCGACCGTGTGTCATGGTGGTCGCGCGTCCAGCCGTGGACACGCGAGTGGGCGCCGATGCGCATGACAGGCGATGCGTCACCGGCCGGTCCGGCGTCGGCGCTGCTTGCGCTGCCGCGCGTGTCTCCTCGTCCGCCGGTGGCGCCCAGGCCGCCGGCGGACAGCGATGCCGCCAGCCGGCTCGGGCAGGCCGTGCACCGGGTGCTGGAGTGGATTGCCGGCGACAAGGCACGCGACCTCGCACCGCTGGCCGGGGCCGCGGCACGCGAGTTCGCGGTCGATGAACGCGAGGTGGCTCGCCTGGCCAGGCTGATCTGGCGCAGCCCGGCCTCGGCACGCTTCTTTCGCGGCGACGCGCTGCGTTGGGCCGGCAACGAGGTGCCGGTGGCCGACGGCGGCGAGGCGTTGCGCATCGACCGGCTCGTGCAGCTCGAAGAAGCGGGGCGGCGCGCCTGGTGGGTCCTCGACTACAAGCTGCAGCACGCACCGCAGGCGCTGGCCGAGTACCGCGACCAGCTGCGCCGCTATCGCGGCGCCGTGCAGCGACTGCAGCCGGGCGAGACGGTGCGCTGCGCCTTCATCACGGGGCAGGGCGAGGTCGTCGAGGTCGACTGA
- the rho gene encoding transcription termination factor Rho: protein MHLSELKALHVSELIKMGEALEIENVARMRKQELMFAIMKKRAKAGEQVFGDGVLEVLPDGFGFLRSPDTSYMASTDDIYLSPSQIRRFNLHTGDAIEGEVRVPKDGERYFALVKVDKVNGLTPEESKHKIMFENLTPLFPKEQFKLERDIKSDENITSRIVDLIAPIGKGQRALLVSAPKSGKTVMMQNLAHAITGNYPDVYLIVLLVDERPEEVTEMQRTVRGEVISSTFDEPAQRHVQVAEMVIERAKRLVELKKDVVILLDSITRLARAYNNVLPSSGKVLTGGVDANALQRPKRFFGAARNIEEGGSLTIIGTALVDTGSRMDEVIYEEFKGTGNCEIHLDRRMSEKRVYPSILLNKSGTRREELLLKPEILQKTWILRKLLYPMDEIEAMEFILDKMKSTKNNLDFFDMMRRGG, encoded by the coding sequence ATGCATCTGTCAGAACTGAAAGCCCTCCACGTCTCCGAGCTCATCAAGATGGGCGAAGCGCTGGAGATCGAGAACGTCGCTCGCATGCGCAAGCAGGAGCTGATGTTCGCGATCATGAAAAAGCGCGCCAAGGCCGGCGAGCAGGTGTTCGGCGACGGCGTGCTCGAGGTCCTGCCCGACGGCTTCGGCTTCCTGCGCTCCCCCGACACCAGCTACATGGCGTCCACCGACGACATCTACCTGAGCCCGAGCCAGATCCGCCGGTTCAACCTGCACACCGGCGACGCCATCGAGGGCGAGGTGCGCGTGCCCAAGGACGGTGAACGCTACTTCGCGCTGGTCAAGGTCGACAAGGTCAACGGCCTCACACCCGAGGAGAGCAAGCACAAGATCATGTTCGAGAACTTGACGCCGCTCTTTCCGAAGGAGCAGTTCAAGCTCGAGCGCGACATCAAGTCCGACGAGAACATCACCAGCCGGATCGTCGACCTCATCGCCCCGATCGGCAAAGGCCAGCGCGCCCTGCTCGTCTCCGCGCCCAAGAGCGGCAAGACGGTGATGATGCAGAACCTCGCGCATGCGATCACCGGCAACTACCCCGACGTCTACCTGATCGTGCTGCTCGTCGACGAGCGGCCCGAGGAAGTGACCGAAATGCAGCGCACCGTGCGCGGCGAGGTCATCAGCTCCACCTTCGACGAGCCGGCGCAGCGCCACGTCCAGGTGGCCGAAATGGTGATCGAACGCGCCAAGCGGCTAGTCGAGCTGAAGAAGGATGTGGTCATCCTGCTCGACTCCATCACCCGCCTGGCACGGGCCTACAACAACGTGCTGCCCTCGTCGGGCAAGGTGCTGACCGGCGGCGTCGACGCCAACGCGCTGCAGCGTCCCAAGCGCTTCTTCGGCGCGGCGCGCAACATCGAGGAAGGCGGCTCGCTCACCATCATCGGCACCGCACTGGTCGATACCGGCAGCCGCATGGACGAGGTGATCTACGAGGAATTCAAGGGCACCGGCAACTGCGAGATCCACCTGGATCGCCGCATGTCGGAAAAGCGCGTCTACCCATCGATCCTTCTCAACAAGTCGGGAACGCGCCGCGAGGAGCTCCTGCTCAAGCCCGAGATCCTTCAGAAAACCTGGATCCTGCGCAAGCTGCTGTACCCGATGGACGAGATCGAGGCGATGGAGTTCATCCTGGACAAGATGAAGTCGACGAAGAACAACCTTGACTTCTTCGACATGATGCGGCGCGGCGGCTGA
- the phoU gene encoding phosphate signaling complex protein PhoU, producing the protein MSDKHLSTQFDAELSGISTRVLEMGGLVESQVAQAIYALTNFSGDTASQVLSQEETVNQMEVEIDRDLSTIIARRQPTARDLRLLIAISKTIANLERVGDEAARIARTVQRLLNSGVSSRMRLPVSDLAFESELAIKQLRKALDAFARLDTDKAVEVLKQDDQIDQEFEGLMRKLITFMMEDPRTISSSIDLVFVAKAIERVGDHAKNLAEVIIYVVKGTDVRHNPVSTIETMVR; encoded by the coding sequence GTGAGCGACAAGCATCTATCGACGCAGTTCGATGCCGAGCTGAGCGGCATTTCCACCCGCGTGCTCGAAATGGGCGGCCTGGTCGAATCGCAGGTGGCGCAGGCGATCTACGCGCTGACCAATTTCAGCGGTGACACCGCCTCGCAGGTGCTGTCGCAGGAAGAGACGGTCAACCAGATGGAGGTCGAGATCGATCGGGATTTGTCCACCATCATCGCGCGGCGCCAGCCAACCGCGCGCGATCTTCGGCTGCTCATCGCCATCAGCAAGACGATCGCCAACCTGGAGCGTGTCGGCGACGAGGCCGCGCGCATCGCACGCACCGTGCAGCGCCTGCTCAACAGCGGCGTGTCCAGCCGCATGCGCCTGCCGGTGAGCGACCTGGCATTCGAGTCCGAGCTCGCGATCAAGCAGTTGCGCAAGGCGCTGGATGCCTTCGCCCGCCTCGACACCGACAAGGCGGTCGAGGTGCTGAAGCAGGACGATCAGATCGACCAGGAGTTCGAAGGCCTGATGCGCAAGCTGATCACCTTCATGATGGAAGACCCGCGCACCATCTCGTCCAGCATCGACCTCGTGTTCGTCGCCAAGGCCATCGAGCGCGTCGGCGACCATGCGAAGAATCTGGCGGAGGTCATCATCTATGTCGTCAAGGGAACTGATGTCCGCCACAACCCGGTCTCGACGATCGAGACGATGGTGCGCTGA